From the Entomomonas sp. E2T0 genome, one window contains:
- a CDS encoding sulfurtransferase TusA family protein, giving the protein MSEQISFKEELDTSGLNCPLPLLKAKQALANLSSGDVLKVIATDAGSQRDFRSFAKLSGNELLHEEVTEQNYYYWLKKR; this is encoded by the coding sequence GTGAGTGAACAAATTAGTTTTAAAGAAGAATTAGATACATCTGGTTTAAATTGTCCTTTACCTTTATTAAAAGCTAAGCAAGCATTAGCTAACCTTAGCTCAGGGGATGTATTAAAAGTCATTGCTACAGATGCTGGCAGTCAGCGAGATTTCCGTAGTTTCGCGAAGCTTTCTGGTAATGAGTTATTACATGAGGAAGTAACAGAGCAAAACTACTATTATTGGTTGAAGAAACGTTGA
- a CDS encoding M48 family metalloprotease: protein MRHLGKATLLCLGLVNVLPSLAYDNLPSLGDSSSAIVSPLQEYQLGRAWLSLLRSQVPRINDPLAKDYIETKVKRLAQSSRLQDHRLEFIFIKDPELNAFAAPGGIIGVNGGLFLAAPNESEFMGVLAHELAHLSQRHFARGVAEQQQLQIPMMTALLVGIVAAAAGSPDAGMATIIGSQAAAYQNMMSFSRSNEQEADRIGIETLAKAGYDPKGMPDLFEILMKKYRFQQIPPEFLITHPLTESRVADTRNRAERYPQGGISNTLEYDLVRVRVQVVFEDTPGSSVKRFRSLLENNPNDNALQYGLALALIKNNNLAESEQILNKLLTKDANNLFYNLTYVDLDFYQNRLANAGLRIQKLLVANPNNYPITKAYVDLLVRQRNFQEAAKVIDKLVRSRPNDPDVWYQVSEVKGRAGDIVGVHQAQAEYLALIGNYDAALEQLKYARQKAGNSFQQVAIINQREKEIRSQQDTVKQFLQ, encoded by the coding sequence ATGAGGCATCTTGGTAAAGCGACATTACTATGTTTAGGCTTAGTCAATGTTTTGCCTTCATTGGCTTATGATAATCTACCTTCATTGGGCGATTCATCTTCTGCTATTGTGTCTCCTTTACAAGAGTATCAATTAGGGCGTGCATGGTTAAGCCTATTGCGTTCACAAGTGCCACGCATTAATGATCCTTTGGCTAAAGACTATATTGAAACAAAGGTTAAACGATTAGCGCAAAGTAGTCGTTTGCAAGACCATCGCTTAGAATTTATTTTTATTAAAGATCCTGAGTTAAACGCCTTTGCAGCACCAGGTGGTATTATTGGTGTCAATGGTGGTCTATTTTTAGCGGCTCCTAACGAGTCAGAGTTTATGGGCGTATTAGCTCATGAATTGGCGCATTTATCGCAACGTCATTTTGCCCGTGGTGTAGCCGAACAACAACAACTACAAATACCAATGATGACAGCTTTACTTGTTGGTATTGTAGCAGCAGCAGCAGGAAGCCCCGATGCCGGTATGGCGACTATTATTGGTTCACAGGCAGCAGCTTATCAAAATATGATGAGTTTCTCCCGCTCCAACGAACAAGAGGCGGATCGAATTGGCATTGAAACCCTTGCTAAGGCAGGTTATGACCCTAAAGGAATGCCAGATTTGTTTGAGATATTGATGAAAAAATATCGCTTTCAACAAATTCCCCCTGAATTTTTGATTACTCACCCCTTAACAGAGTCTCGTGTGGCAGACACACGTAATAGGGCTGAACGTTATCCGCAGGGCGGCATTAGTAATACGTTAGAGTATGATCTAGTACGTGTTCGTGTTCAGGTGGTTTTTGAAGATACACCAGGCTCTAGTGTAAAGCGCTTTCGTAGTCTTTTAGAAAATAACCCCAATGATAATGCATTGCAATATGGCTTAGCATTAGCCTTAATAAAAAATAATAACCTTGCAGAGAGTGAGCAAATATTAAATAAATTATTAACAAAAGATGCTAATAACTTATTTTATAATTTAACCTATGTTGATTTAGATTTTTATCAAAATAGGTTAGCCAATGCGGGTTTACGTATTCAAAAATTATTAGTGGCTAATCCGAATAATTATCCTATTACGAAGGCTTATGTGGATTTATTAGTAAGACAAAGAAATTTTCAAGAAGCGGCTAAAGTAATTGATAAACTTGTGCGTAGTCGTCCTAATGATCCAGATGTTTGGTATCAGGTATCTGAAGTAAAGGGTAGAGCAGGTGATATTGTTGGTGTACATCAAGCACAGGCAGAATATCTTGCATTAATAGGTAATTATGATGCAGCTTTAGAACAATTAAAATACGCACGCCAGAAAGCAGGTAATAGTTTCCAACAAGTAGCGATTATTAATCAACGCGAGAAAGAAATTCGTAGCCAACAGGATACGGTTAAACAATTTTTACAGTAA
- the nadE gene encoding ammonia-dependent NAD(+) synthetase, protein MIDQLAVQREIAKALNVCPPFANEQALVAELERRIVFLKRLLVESGLKAYVLGISGGVDSLTAGMMTQRAVRELREETGDNSYRFIAMRLPYKAQADEAEATQSVQVIAPDHCEVVNIAESVEGMVGAIDCLQKVKEGSRDFIIGNIKARARMIAQYAVANVYSGLVIGTDHAAEAVMGFYTKFGDGAFDVGPLIGLAKGQVRAFAKYMGAPDNLVNKVPTADLEDLKPGLPDEQAHGVPYTEIDAFLQGKAVSAEVFKKITETYNKSMHKRQLPIAP, encoded by the coding sequence ATGATAGATCAATTAGCTGTTCAACGCGAGATTGCTAAAGCATTAAATGTATGCCCACCTTTTGCAAATGAACAAGCATTAGTAGCAGAGTTAGAACGACGTATTGTCTTCTTAAAACGCTTACTAGTAGAGTCTGGGCTAAAAGCTTACGTGTTAGGAATCAGTGGTGGGGTGGATTCATTAACCGCAGGTATGATGACCCAACGGGCTGTTAGAGAATTAAGAGAAGAAACAGGGGATAATAGTTATCGTTTTATTGCGATGCGTCTACCTTACAAAGCACAGGCAGATGAAGCCGAGGCGACACAGTCTGTACAAGTAATAGCGCCCGATCACTGTGAAGTCGTTAATATTGCTGAAAGTGTAGAAGGGATGGTAGGTGCTATAGACTGTTTACAGAAAGTAAAAGAAGGTTCCAGAGACTTTATTATTGGTAATATTAAAGCCAGAGCAAGAATGATTGCTCAATATGCAGTAGCCAATGTTTACAGTGGGTTAGTAATAGGTACTGATCATGCAGCTGAAGCGGTTATGGGGTTTTATACTAAATTTGGAGACGGTGCTTTTGATGTAGGGCCTTTGATTGGTTTAGCAAAAGGACAAGTTAGAGCCTTTGCTAAGTATATGGGAGCACCAGACAATTTAGTGAATAAAGTACCTACTGCTGATTTAGAAGATTTAAAACCAGGTTTGCCAGATGAACAAGCACATGGTGTTCCTTATACAGAAATAGATGCTTTTTTACAGGGTAAAGCTGTATCGGCAGAAGTTTTTAAAAAGATTACAGAGACTTATAATAAAAGCATGCATAAAAGGCAGTTACCTATAGCACCTTAG